The following are from one region of the Halobacteriovorax vibrionivorans genome:
- a CDS encoding NifU family protein has protein sequence MSEVNIDIQPTPNPNALKFILNMDVKKNGSSTFRTPMECGEVNLGINLFTIRGIDQIHFFENVITITKFNYEDWEDIEEKVVETIKHDLPNHNPEFEEFDPEKERRENLPKELKDIEEVLDRTVRQYLQADGGDIQTVSYEDNILLVRYQGACGTCPSSTTGTLEAIKSTLRAEYNPEIDVYIAPDW, from the coding sequence ATGAGTGAAGTAAATATTGATATTCAACCAACTCCAAACCCAAATGCATTGAAGTTCATTTTAAATATGGACGTGAAAAAGAATGGATCTTCTACTTTTAGAACTCCTATGGAGTGTGGAGAGGTAAACTTAGGTATTAACCTCTTTACAATTAGAGGTATTGATCAAATCCATTTTTTTGAAAATGTGATTACGATTACAAAGTTTAATTATGAAGACTGGGAAGATATCGAAGAAAAAGTAGTAGAAACAATCAAGCATGATCTTCCAAATCACAATCCAGAGTTTGAAGAGTTTGACCCAGAAAAAGAAAGGCGTGAGAACCTTCCTAAAGAACTTAAAGATATCGAAGAAGTTCTTGATAGAACTGTACGTCAATACCTTCAGGCAGATGGTGGAGATATCCAAACTGTATCATATGAAGATAATATTCTACTTGTGAGATACCAAGGTGCTTGTGGAACATGTCCATCTTCAACAACGGGAACGCTTGAAGCAATTAAATCAACTCTGAGAGCAGAATATAATCCAGAGATTGATGTTTATATTGCTCCTGATTGGTAA
- the trhA gene encoding PAQR family membrane homeostasis protein TrhA, whose translation MEKQKPILRGWSHQVMFFVSLGACSLLIAKSANTTQYISTIVYSIGLLMMLGVSAFYHRIHWEPRKRDLLGRLDHSAIYVMIAGTCTPITLLVLNGESGSTLLISIWTVAAIGILKSIFFPNLPEKVSALIYLIPGYMVLPYVSELMPKLGVSNIVLLITGGVLYTIGALFYGLKMPGRNAKWFGYHEIFHLFVCVAAVLHFIIIYSIVG comes from the coding sequence ATGGAAAAGCAAAAACCCATATTAAGAGGTTGGTCACACCAGGTAATGTTCTTTGTTTCCCTTGGTGCCTGCTCTCTACTTATCGCAAAGAGTGCAAATACAACTCAATATATATCGACGATTGTTTATTCAATTGGACTACTAATGATGCTTGGGGTGAGTGCTTTTTATCACCGCATTCATTGGGAGCCTCGTAAAAGAGACCTTTTAGGTCGACTTGATCATAGTGCTATCTACGTTATGATCGCTGGAACGTGTACACCGATTACATTGCTTGTATTAAACGGTGAATCTGGATCAACCCTTCTAATAAGTATTTGGACCGTTGCTGCAATTGGTATTTTAAAATCAATCTTCTTTCCAAATTTACCTGAAAAGGTAAGTGCTCTTATTTATCTCATTCCAGGTTATATGGTATTGCCTTATGTCTCAGAGCTTATGCCAAAGCTTGGCGTTTCAAATATTGTCCTCTTAATTACTGGTGGTGTGCTCTATACAATTGGAGCGTTATTCTATGGATTAAAAATGCCTGGCCGAAATGCTAAATGGTTTGGTTATCATGAGATCTTTCACCTCTTTGTCTGTGTGGCAGCAGTTCTACACTTCATCATCATTTATTCTATTGTTGGTTAA
- the hemF gene encoding oxygen-dependent coproporphyrinogen oxidase, translating to MSFDIENIKNEFAAHVQDLQNQISEELKRIDTKINLNEDIWERKDFAGNPGGGGITRAFEGEIFENAGVNTSLVFGEVDPKFAANIGGDNNQMWATGISLIIHPTNPRVPTTHANFRMIQAGSKVWFGGGADLTPFYPHEDDFEYFHKVWKDACEPYGHWDEWKEKCDNYFVNKHRADEMRGIGGFFYDHFFSGDPQKDLAMFKEISSNFIKSYFPIVEKRMDEEFDDEDVDFQLHRRGRYVEFNLLHDRGTHFGLKSNGRTDSILISLPKRVKFTYRYEPKKPEHKKMMEYYFPKDWA from the coding sequence ATGTCTTTCGATATTGAAAATATAAAAAACGAATTTGCCGCTCACGTTCAAGATTTACAAAATCAAATTAGTGAGGAACTTAAGAGAATCGATACAAAAATTAACTTGAATGAAGATATATGGGAACGCAAGGACTTCGCTGGGAACCCTGGAGGTGGCGGGATCACTCGTGCTTTTGAAGGTGAAATATTTGAAAATGCAGGAGTTAATACATCCCTTGTTTTTGGAGAAGTTGACCCAAAATTTGCTGCTAATATTGGCGGTGATAATAATCAAATGTGGGCAACAGGTATTTCTCTTATCATTCATCCAACAAACCCAAGAGTTCCAACAACTCATGCAAACTTCCGTATGATTCAAGCGGGATCAAAGGTCTGGTTTGGCGGTGGAGCTGATCTAACTCCATTTTATCCTCATGAAGATGACTTTGAGTACTTTCACAAGGTTTGGAAAGATGCTTGTGAACCATATGGCCATTGGGATGAATGGAAAGAAAAGTGTGATAATTACTTCGTTAATAAGCATCGTGCCGATGAGATGCGCGGAATTGGTGGCTTCTTTTACGATCACTTCTTTTCTGGCGATCCTCAAAAAGATCTTGCGATGTTTAAAGAGATTTCCTCAAATTTCATTAAGTCATACTTTCCAATCGTAGAAAAAAGAATGGATGAGGAATTTGATGATGAAGATGTAGACTTCCAATTACACCGTCGTGGACGATATGTTGAATTTAACTTACTTCATGATCGAGGAACCCACTTTGGTTTAAAATCTAATGGAAGAACAGACTCAATCCTAATTTCACTACCAAAAAGAGTGAAGTTTACTTATCGCTATGAGCCCAAAAAGCCGGAGCATAAGAAAATGATGGAGTATTACTTTCCTAAAGACTGGGCCTAG
- a CDS encoding ArsC/Spx/MgsR family protein: protein MLYYHNPRCSKSRKGLEYLESKGIQEGVGFRVKEYLKDGVEEKEFLDLIKYTGLAPLDGLIRTKEALFKDLGLAGKELSDMEWAKLVHENPKLLERPILVNDDKKAAIGRPDAHSFDPII from the coding sequence ATGCTTTATTACCACAACCCACGTTGTTCTAAAAGTCGTAAAGGACTTGAGTATCTTGAGTCAAAAGGAATCCAAGAAGGAGTTGGCTTTCGCGTGAAAGAATACTTAAAAGACGGTGTCGAGGAAAAAGAATTCCTTGATCTAATCAAGTACACAGGACTTGCACCACTTGATGGACTAATCAGAACAAAAGAGGCCCTATTTAAGGACCTAGGTCTAGCTGGTAAAGAATTAAGTGATATGGAATGGGCAAAACTAGTTCATGAAAATCCAAAACTTTTAGAGCGCCCTATTCTTGTCAATGATGATAAGAAAGCGGCCATTGGTAGGCCGGATGCCCATAGTTTTGATCCAATTATATAA
- a CDS encoding FecR family protein, with protein sequence MKLLKQFIIFQIALVLNFSILNAAGDKGVAKVMKKRGKVFITQTKKKLKKGDWVPEGASITTKSRSFVKLLFIDKSNLTLGANSQMEIKQFPKKKAGIINLVNGQLRSKVSKNYLQIDKKKSKLFIKTKTAAMGVRGTDFQVNYNSKNQNTTLITFEGAVAMGSLSKFKVSDFRQDRLEKVVSSPTSVMVKRGQLSGVMPAIDSKPIAPVKINKKQLKALENNDGSKMTNAKDKKNKKAKPMARNIIPPGVDSKSFSASTNTEVADQMAKVDSSIRGPASEAKKKKKVQISQDTPKGSLKDGGYVDTENALYIPPPKNAAMDPMTNEVIVPVQMGSFDKETGMYTNDYYEVDESGNFIEKEDDSLTRLPASTSTMDTTNSDMKEVTNVYDVMDEQMDDTMKMDDTTISLTDPNRTTASTEEDKMMEDTMSDRDDMIESTKDPLSSTNRAVIRVILEKQP encoded by the coding sequence ATGAAGCTATTAAAACAATTCATCATTTTTCAAATTGCACTAGTATTGAACTTTTCGATACTCAATGCGGCCGGTGACAAAGGTGTTGCTAAGGTTATGAAAAAAAGAGGAAAAGTTTTTATTACTCAGACAAAGAAAAAGCTTAAGAAGGGAGACTGGGTTCCAGAAGGGGCCAGTATTACAACAAAGAGTCGAAGCTTTGTTAAATTACTCTTCATTGATAAATCCAACCTTACACTTGGGGCCAACTCACAAATGGAAATTAAGCAATTTCCTAAGAAGAAGGCCGGAATTATTAATCTCGTAAACGGACAACTAAGATCAAAGGTTTCTAAGAATTATCTGCAAATAGATAAGAAGAAATCAAAGCTCTTTATTAAAACGAAAACAGCTGCCATGGGTGTTAGAGGAACTGACTTTCAAGTTAACTACAACTCGAAAAACCAGAATACAACACTTATTACATTTGAAGGTGCTGTTGCAATGGGATCTCTTTCAAAGTTTAAAGTATCTGACTTTAGACAAGATCGCCTAGAAAAAGTTGTTTCTTCACCTACTTCCGTAATGGTTAAAAGAGGTCAGTTATCAGGAGTTATGCCTGCAATCGACTCAAAACCAATTGCTCCAGTTAAAATTAATAAAAAACAACTTAAGGCCCTTGAAAATAACGATGGCTCAAAAATGACAAATGCTAAGGATAAGAAGAATAAGAAAGCAAAGCCAATGGCAAGAAATATTATTCCTCCAGGTGTTGATAGCAAGAGCTTTAGTGCTTCAACTAATACAGAAGTAGCTGATCAGATGGCAAAAGTTGACAGCAGCATTAGAGGCCCTGCTAGTGAAGCAAAGAAAAAGAAGAAAGTTCAAATTTCACAAGATACTCCTAAAGGTTCCTTAAAAGATGGTGGATATGTTGATACAGAGAATGCACTTTATATTCCACCGCCAAAGAATGCAGCGATGGACCCAATGACAAATGAAGTAATAGTTCCTGTTCAAATGGGGAGTTTTGATAAAGAAACAGGTATGTACACAAATGACTACTATGAAGTTGATGAAAGCGGTAACTTTATCGAAAAAGAAGATGATTCATTAACGAGACTACCGGCTTCAACATCTACTATGGATACAACAAATTCAGACATGAAAGAAGTAACCAATGTATACGATGTCATGGACGAGCAAATGGACGATACAATGAAGATGGACGATACAACAATATCTCTTACTGATCCAAATAGGACAACAGCTTCAACAGAAGAAGATAAAATGATGGAAGATACGATGAGTGATCGTGACGATATGATTGAATCGACAAAGGACCCACTATCTTCAACAAATCGAGCTGTTATCCGAGTTATCTTAGAAAAGCAGCCATAA
- a CDS encoding tetratricopeptide repeat protein — translation MKKLLLLSLLSCSLFAQGLQSIYQEFENANYEDVIEKLNEEQYKKRQDQKYLGVRSYLLGVSHARLQDFELAIKYFKDALKNKNDAKEIYYELGQAQYAINQLDDSINNFKISIKIKYKVEQSTYYIAYINQLKEDLPQAKKYYKLLLKNKDTSIEMKQIAYYQVALINLDIARGTNRASEIVEKYILPDLYRAINILPNSSTADDIDKRILDIRKEFYLEEDKLVNGAPLPSQRLNLGVSEKIAYDNNVTRSDDLPSSTGTNKDSFYSQTRFNISKAYNFKRRYTLTPRFELTSTTYSDRNDTAIFSNDSYNITPEVDFSFAYKYKKKPARFFLNYTYDYQARDINSEKDRQYTYRSNQFSLGTELPHFEIGNTSISIKSQSFTYYNDSLNRSSTIFSIDQIIKKNYGIFILLYQYDMSDYENNETLSTNSHLFRLDYLYPGIFPNTTLNIGLADMLISYDDVTQDAARGLESNISFNTKFIRVINRNLSFNVEYLYTNNISDEDASNYTAHQTSFELNYDY, via the coding sequence TTGAAGAAATTATTACTTCTATCACTATTGAGCTGCTCTCTATTTGCTCAAGGCCTACAATCTATATATCAAGAGTTTGAAAATGCTAATTACGAAGATGTAATAGAAAAGCTTAATGAAGAGCAATATAAGAAAAGACAAGATCAGAAATACTTAGGAGTAAGAAGTTATCTTTTAGGAGTCTCTCACGCTAGACTTCAAGACTTTGAATTGGCCATAAAATACTTTAAGGATGCATTAAAGAATAAGAATGACGCTAAAGAAATCTATTATGAATTAGGGCAGGCCCAATACGCAATTAATCAACTTGATGATTCCATTAATAACTTTAAAATCTCGATAAAAATAAAGTACAAAGTTGAACAATCAACCTATTACATTGCATATATCAATCAGCTTAAAGAGGATCTTCCACAAGCAAAGAAATACTACAAATTACTTTTAAAGAATAAAGATACTTCAATAGAGATGAAGCAAATTGCTTATTATCAAGTTGCCCTTATAAACTTAGATATTGCAAGAGGTACCAATAGAGCATCTGAAATTGTTGAAAAATACATCCTTCCAGATCTTTATCGTGCTATTAATATACTCCCAAATAGCTCCACTGCTGATGATATTGATAAGAGAATTTTGGATATAAGAAAAGAGTTCTATTTAGAAGAAGATAAACTTGTTAACGGTGCTCCCCTACCAAGTCAAAGACTAAACCTAGGTGTAAGTGAAAAGATTGCTTATGATAATAACGTGACGAGATCTGATGACCTTCCATCTTCAACTGGTACAAATAAAGATTCATTCTATTCTCAAACACGCTTTAATATTAGTAAGGCCTATAATTTTAAAAGAAGATATACGCTAACGCCTCGATTTGAACTTACAAGTACGACTTACTCAGACCGAAATGATACTGCTATTTTTTCAAATGATAGTTATAATATCACTCCAGAAGTCGACTTTTCTTTTGCCTATAAATATAAGAAGAAACCTGCTCGTTTTTTTCTAAACTACACATATGATTATCAGGCCAGAGATATTAATAGTGAAAAAGATAGACAATATACTTATCGATCAAATCAATTCAGCTTAGGTACAGAACTACCACATTTTGAAATTGGCAATACATCAATCTCTATTAAGTCTCAAAGTTTTACTTACTACAACGACAGCTTAAACCGTTCATCAACAATTTTCTCAATCGATCAAATTATTAAAAAGAATTATGGTATCTTTATTCTTCTCTACCAATACGATATGAGTGATTACGAAAATAATGAGACACTTAGTACAAACTCACACTTATTTAGACTTGATTATCTCTATCCTGGAATATTTCCTAATACGACTTTAAATATTGGCCTTGCAGATATGCTTATAAGTTATGATGACGTGACACAAGATGCGGCAAGAGGTCTTGAGAGTAATATTAGTTTCAATACAAAGTTCATTCGAGTCATTAATAGAAATCTATCTTTTAATGTTGAATACCTCTACACAAATAATATATCAGATGAAGATGCCAGTAATTATACGGCCCATCAAACATCATTTGAATTAAATTACGATTACTAA
- a CDS encoding adenylate/guanylate cyclase domain-containing protein, with amino-acid sequence MKNIVKNIGLFIIIIFSCVSVFFSLYSKDYEAKWSDLTSYASFFENRFYDFRMLQTMHKRKPHPKIILADIDDDSIKKLNSWPIPRTKWAEMLKKLRGYGAKIVAFDVFFSEDSMTCNGQNPDDDLVAAIEYFQEVPNNRVILPYNLQVGGTEHYTSIPDDLYIFALTTKVGGANYEMYPTFISDSVYPLQKLIDAETSLGFIEATADTDGVIRHYKALAFPYGEVHVPSYGLTAYMHWIGEFDEYDDPSKMDKVFKTQLDLSTAGGKPILKTKKGDIELNLKGETKVRWTGGEETYKRIPIYDIITKDPNDEELKDLFEDALVFVGATAYGAHDLRNTPVHPMLPGVMVHMNFAQMLIDGYYFKPFKESAKLSWLLLIISVIILLLVQLKENPIYDLAILVVLVTVLFYADTYYFVEQGYETKLFWCFFALTMCYGWNTIVNFYMANQDKAFLKNAFGNYISPELIDEMYESGHAPTLGGTSGIRTAYFTDIQGFSSFSEKLSATQLVELLNEYLTAMTDILLEEKGTLDKYEGDAIIAFFGAPMELPDHAQRSCMVAHRMQEKLLELRKKWVSEGDKWPKIVHDMRMRIGINSGDIVTGNMGSASRMNYTMMGDSVNLAARLEESAKQYGIFTQVAKETVEMAGDKFLWRELDTIKVVGKSIPVTTYDLLGLKETAPDYLKELSEKFSAAILLYKAQKWDEAIELFKVTLELEYMRFPDLKGVKTNPSEIYIKRCEDYKKLPPPPEWDGVFTLTSK; translated from the coding sequence ATGAAGAACATTGTTAAGAATATTGGGCTTTTTATAATTATTATCTTTTCATGTGTCAGTGTGTTCTTCTCACTTTACAGTAAAGACTATGAAGCAAAATGGAGTGATCTAACTTCATATGCATCATTTTTTGAAAACCGTTTCTATGATTTTAGAATGCTTCAAACAATGCATAAGAGAAAGCCACACCCAAAAATCATCCTAGCAGATATCGATGATGACTCAATTAAAAAATTAAACTCATGGCCAATCCCTCGAACAAAATGGGCAGAAATGCTTAAGAAGTTACGTGGTTATGGAGCAAAAATTGTTGCATTTGATGTTTTCTTCTCGGAAGACTCAATGACATGTAATGGGCAAAACCCTGATGATGATCTCGTTGCAGCTATCGAGTATTTTCAAGAAGTACCAAATAATAGAGTTATTCTTCCATACAATCTACAAGTCGGAGGAACAGAACATTACACATCAATTCCAGATGATCTTTATATTTTTGCTCTAACGACAAAAGTTGGAGGGGCAAATTATGAGATGTATCCAACATTTATCTCAGACTCAGTCTATCCTCTACAAAAGCTTATTGATGCAGAAACCTCACTTGGTTTTATTGAAGCAACAGCAGATACAGATGGTGTTATTAGACATTATAAAGCACTCGCCTTCCCTTACGGTGAAGTTCACGTTCCTTCATATGGACTAACTGCCTATATGCACTGGATTGGGGAATTTGACGAATACGATGATCCATCAAAAATGGATAAAGTCTTTAAAACCCAACTTGATCTCAGTACCGCCGGTGGGAAGCCCATTTTAAAAACAAAGAAAGGCGATATTGAATTAAATCTCAAAGGTGAAACAAAGGTACGTTGGACAGGTGGAGAAGAAACCTACAAGCGTATTCCAATTTATGACATTATCACAAAGGATCCAAATGATGAGGAGCTAAAAGACTTATTTGAAGATGCTCTTGTCTTTGTGGGTGCAACTGCTTATGGTGCACACGATTTAAGAAATACGCCAGTTCACCCAATGCTTCCAGGAGTAATGGTTCATATGAACTTTGCTCAGATGCTTATTGATGGTTATTATTTTAAACCATTTAAAGAGTCGGCTAAACTATCTTGGCTGCTACTTATTATTTCAGTTATTATTCTTCTATTAGTTCAATTAAAAGAAAATCCAATTTATGACTTGGCCATCTTAGTTGTACTCGTAACGGTATTATTTTATGCAGATACTTATTACTTTGTTGAACAAGGATATGAAACAAAATTATTTTGGTGCTTCTTTGCGCTAACAATGTGCTATGGATGGAATACCATAGTAAATTTCTACATGGCCAATCAAGACAAGGCCTTTCTAAAGAATGCATTTGGGAACTATATTTCTCCAGAGTTAATCGATGAAATGTATGAATCAGGTCACGCACCGACTCTTGGTGGTACATCTGGAATTAGAACCGCCTACTTCACAGATATTCAGGGCTTCTCAAGCTTTTCAGAAAAGTTAAGTGCAACTCAATTGGTTGAATTACTAAATGAATACTTAACAGCAATGACTGATATTCTCTTAGAAGAAAAGGGAACTCTCGATAAGTATGAAGGAGATGCTATTATCGCTTTCTTTGGTGCTCCAATGGAATTACCTGATCATGCCCAAAGATCATGTATGGTGGCCCATCGTATGCAAGAGAAGCTACTAGAGCTTCGAAAGAAATGGGTCTCTGAAGGAGATAAATGGCCAAAGATTGTTCATGATATGCGCATGAGAATTGGTATTAACTCTGGTGATATTGTGACAGGAAATATGGGATCCGCTTCACGTATGAATTACACAATGATGGGAGACTCTGTAAACCTTGCAGCGAGATTGGAAGAGTCAGCAAAGCAGTATGGTATCTTTACTCAAGTTGCCAAAGAAACAGTTGAGATGGCCGGTGATAAATTCCTCTGGAGAGAACTTGATACAATTAAGGTTGTAGGAAAATCAATTCCTGTAACGACATATGATCTCCTTGGGCTTAAAGAGACTGCTCCTGACTACCTTAAAGAACTATCAGAGAAATTCTCAGCTGCAATTTTATTATATAAAGCACAAAAGTGGGATGAGGCCATTGAATTATTCAAGGTAACTCTTGAATTAGAGTATATGCGTTTTCCTGATCTAAAAGGCGTAAAAACAAATCCTAGTGAGATTTATATTAAGCGTTGTGAGGATTATAAGAAACTTCCACCTCCACCAGAATGGGATGGGGTTTTCACATTAACTAGTAAATAA